The following proteins are co-located in the Synechococcus sp. PROS-U-1 genome:
- the fldA gene encoding flavodoxin FldA yields MRFTIVYASATGHTEDIAERLRILLPGSELKDLDRIDFTKELEESEALICCTPTWNTGSDIKRSGTSWDEHIDNIPHLSLKDTPIAIVGLGDSAAFSKYFCDAMEELYKSFKSAGGRMIGHVSTDQYIFDESKSVIDGMFCGLPIDEDNESEKTDDRLQAWSRAITQEANTL; encoded by the coding sequence ATGCGCTTTACTATCGTTTATGCATCAGCAACCGGCCATACAGAAGACATAGCAGAAAGGCTAAGGATATTATTGCCAGGATCAGAATTAAAAGATCTTGACAGAATAGATTTTACAAAAGAACTAGAAGAGTCTGAAGCTTTAATTTGCTGCACACCAACCTGGAACACTGGCTCTGATATTAAAAGATCAGGCACATCATGGGACGAACACATTGACAACATTCCCCATCTATCGCTAAAAGACACACCCATTGCGATAGTAGGCCTGGGAGACTCAGCTGCATTCAGCAAATATTTCTGTGATGCCATGGAAGAACTTTACAAATCATTCAAATCTGCAGGAGGCCGAATGATTGGCCATGTATCAACTGACCAATATATTTTTGATGAGTCCAAAAGTGTTATCGATGGAATGTTTTGTGGATTACCCATTGACGAAGACAATGAATCAGAAAAAACTGATGACCGCCTACAGGCCTGGTCAAGGGCAATCACTCAAGAAGCCAATACATTATAA
- the thiD gene encoding bifunctional hydroxymethylpyrimidine kinase/phosphomethylpyrimidine kinase — MKSPGRCLSALTIGGSDSAGGAGIQADIKTFQHFDVHGASVITCVTAQNSLGVTHVEPLSCHSVAQQIEAVCSDLVIPALKTGMLYSSELVEAVADALRLFEGSTVVDPVMVSRAGSRLLSGDAVAKYQQLLFPLATLLTPNLHEAALLTGREINGKVDVEHAAQCLLERGPQAVLIKGGGLPELAGQDFFCSGDAPGVWRSQPAITTPHTHGTGCTLSAAITAALVLGRPLADAVIQAKIYVNQALLQAVAFGHGPGCVGHRIEPLSP, encoded by the coding sequence ATGAAAAGCCCGGGGCGCTGCTTGTCGGCGCTGACGATTGGTGGAAGCGATTCTGCTGGTGGTGCTGGTATCCAGGCAGACATCAAAACCTTTCAGCACTTCGATGTTCACGGTGCATCCGTGATCACGTGTGTCACGGCTCAAAACAGTCTTGGTGTCACGCATGTTGAACCCCTCAGTTGTCATTCGGTTGCTCAGCAGATCGAGGCTGTTTGTTCGGATCTCGTTATTCCTGCGTTGAAAACGGGGATGTTGTACTCGTCGGAGCTCGTGGAGGCTGTCGCTGATGCATTGCGATTGTTCGAGGGTTCCACCGTGGTTGATCCGGTAATGGTGTCTCGAGCGGGCTCAAGGCTGTTGAGTGGAGATGCCGTCGCGAAGTATCAACAACTTCTGTTCCCGCTCGCCACGTTGTTGACGCCCAATCTGCACGAGGCTGCTCTTCTCACGGGCCGCGAGATCAATGGCAAGGTCGATGTAGAGCATGCGGCTCAGTGCTTGTTGGAGCGTGGTCCCCAGGCCGTGCTGATTAAAGGTGGCGGTTTGCCTGAGTTGGCAGGTCAGGATTTTTTTTGTTCTGGTGATGCTCCTGGCGTCTGGCGATCACAACCCGCAATTACGACTCCCCACACGCACGGGACGGGGTGCACCCTCAGTGCGGCAATCACGGCTGCGCTCGTTCTTGGTCGACCACTCGCAGATGCCGTGATTCAGGCCAAGATCTATGTCAACCAAGCATTGCTCCAGGCGGTTGCCTTTGGACATGGACCTGGGTGTGTTGGCCACAGGATCGAACCTCTGAGCCCGTGA
- the purH gene encoding bifunctional phosphoribosylaminoimidazolecarboxamide formyltransferase/IMP cyclohydrolase produces MAPVALLSVSDKSGLVPLAEALHRTHGYQLLSSGGTAKVLEQAGLPVTRVSEHTGAPEILGGRVKTLHPRVHGGILAKREDAAHQADLEQQNIAPIDVVVVNLYPFRETIARPDVSWDQAIENIDIGGPAMVRAAAKNHADVAVLTSPDQYDRLLTAMVESGGSVPSGLRRQLALEAFQHTASYDTAISRWMAQQNSAEDSPWLEAVPLRQTLRYGENPHQKARWFTHPKQGWGGAMQLQGKELSTNNLLDLEAALATVREFGYGADGAAPALQPAAVVVKHTNPCGVAIGVSLPAALTRALDADRVSAFGGIIAMNGVVEATAARELTSLFLECVVAPGFTPEAREVLAAKANLRLLELAPQAIDAAGPDHVRSILGGLLVQDLDDQAITPADWTVASQRPPTPQEKLDLEFAWRLVRHVRSNAIVVARDGQSLGVGAGQMNRVGSARIALEAAGDQAQGAVLASDGFFPFDDTVRLAASHGITAVIHPGGSMRDGDSIKACDELGLAMQLTGRRHFLH; encoded by the coding sequence ATGGCTCCTGTCGCTCTCCTGAGTGTTTCCGACAAGTCCGGGCTGGTGCCTCTGGCGGAGGCCCTGCATCGGACCCATGGCTATCAATTGCTCTCCAGTGGAGGCACGGCCAAGGTGCTGGAGCAGGCGGGCCTGCCGGTGACCCGTGTGTCGGAGCACACCGGTGCTCCAGAAATTCTTGGTGGTCGGGTGAAAACATTGCACCCAAGGGTGCATGGCGGCATTCTTGCCAAACGGGAAGATGCTGCACACCAAGCAGATCTGGAACAGCAGAACATCGCCCCCATCGATGTGGTGGTGGTCAACCTTTATCCCTTCAGAGAAACGATTGCCCGGCCTGACGTCAGCTGGGACCAGGCCATTGAGAATATCGATATCGGTGGTCCCGCCATGGTCCGGGCGGCAGCCAAGAACCATGCCGATGTGGCCGTCCTCACCAGCCCTGATCAATACGACCGTCTGTTGACTGCCATGGTGGAGTCGGGCGGGAGTGTGCCTTCGGGCTTGCGTCGCCAATTGGCCCTTGAAGCGTTCCAGCACACCGCGTCGTACGACACTGCGATCAGCCGCTGGATGGCCCAGCAAAATTCAGCGGAAGACAGCCCCTGGCTGGAAGCGGTTCCGCTGCGTCAGACCCTGCGGTACGGCGAAAATCCCCACCAAAAAGCCCGCTGGTTCACCCATCCCAAGCAGGGTTGGGGCGGTGCGATGCAGCTGCAGGGCAAGGAGCTGAGCACCAACAACCTTCTGGATCTGGAGGCGGCCCTCGCCACGGTGCGTGAGTTCGGTTATGGCGCCGACGGTGCCGCACCGGCGCTGCAACCGGCGGCCGTCGTCGTCAAGCACACCAATCCCTGTGGTGTGGCGATCGGCGTCTCGCTGCCTGCGGCGTTGACGCGGGCTTTGGATGCAGATCGGGTCAGTGCCTTCGGCGGCATCATCGCCATGAATGGTGTGGTGGAAGCCACGGCGGCCCGTGAGCTCACCAGCCTGTTCCTGGAATGTGTCGTGGCACCGGGTTTCACTCCTGAAGCTCGGGAGGTGCTCGCGGCCAAAGCAAATCTGCGGCTTCTGGAATTGGCTCCTCAGGCCATTGATGCGGCCGGTCCGGATCATGTGCGCAGCATCCTCGGCGGGCTTCTGGTTCAGGATCTGGATGATCAGGCGATCACGCCGGCCGACTGGACCGTGGCCAGCCAGCGTCCGCCCACACCCCAGGAAAAGCTGGACCTGGAATTTGCCTGGCGATTGGTGCGTCACGTTCGCTCGAACGCCATCGTGGTGGCTCGGGATGGCCAGAGCCTCGGTGTGGGTGCTGGCCAGATGAATCGGGTGGGATCGGCCCGGATTGCCTTGGAGGCTGCCGGTGATCAAGCCCAGGGAGCGGTGCTGGCCAGTGATGGCTTCTTCCCCTTTGACGACACAGTGCGTCTGGCCGCCAGCCATGGCATCACCGCTGTTATCCATCCCGGCGGGAGCATGCGCGATGGCGATTCGATCAAGGCCTGTGATGAGCTCGGTCTGGCGATGCAGCTCACGGGGCGCCGCCATTTCCTGCACTGA
- a CDS encoding alpha/beta hydrolase: MDGRLVLLHGWGANGDDLKPLGDQLARESSKTLDVVCLEAPELHPDQPGGRQWYGLFPAQWNAVPEAVDRLKAQLQDQCGAGIGMKQTVVFGFSQGGAMALDCGCSLPIAGVISCSGYPHPNWAPPAQHPPVLLMHGDEDPVVPFQAMQAIASQLQSDRCHTLTFNNGHTIPQEMMQPMLMFIERVLERL; encoded by the coding sequence ATGGATGGCCGGCTGGTGCTCCTCCACGGATGGGGAGCCAACGGAGATGACCTGAAACCCCTGGGTGATCAGCTTGCACGTGAATCCTCCAAGACCCTTGATGTGGTCTGCCTGGAGGCCCCTGAACTGCACCCAGACCAACCGGGGGGGCGCCAGTGGTACGGCTTGTTCCCGGCACAGTGGAATGCCGTGCCCGAGGCAGTTGACCGTCTGAAGGCTCAACTGCAAGACCAGTGCGGGGCAGGCATTGGGATGAAACAGACGGTGGTGTTCGGGTTTTCACAGGGAGGCGCCATGGCCTTGGACTGCGGCTGCTCCCTGCCCATCGCCGGGGTCATCAGCTGCAGCGGCTATCCCCATCCCAACTGGGCTCCACCCGCGCAGCACCCCCCCGTGTTACTGATGCACGGTGACGAAGATCCGGTGGTGCCGTTCCAAGCCATGCAAGCGATCGCGTCGCAGTTGCAGTCGGATCGATGTCACACCCTCACATTCAACAACGGCCACACCATCCCTCAAGAGATGATGCAGCCGATGTTGATGTTTATCGAGCGAGTGCTGGAGCGTCTTTGA
- a CDS encoding DUF1997 domain-containing protein codes for MTVLSPTETDNQLHGADPQVRCYSSHFEDSMHMLAPQAVVAHYLDDHQSWFKRCASPMQVEAIDQQSYSLTLGRFGNFGFEVEPTIALRLLPQQEGIYRIETVRTVPQPLALRNHYDVDFRAGMRLIPEQENTSVQWDLDLKVWIRLPKVIAMLPDQLVQSSGDHLLKQIVRQISRRLTWKVQEDFHASRGLSCPPRQRAAF; via the coding sequence GTGACGGTCTTGTCGCCCACTGAAACCGACAATCAGCTTCACGGTGCCGATCCTCAGGTGCGCTGCTACAGCAGCCATTTCGAAGATTCAATGCACATGCTGGCTCCCCAAGCGGTGGTGGCGCACTACCTGGATGACCATCAGAGCTGGTTTAAGCGTTGCGCCAGTCCGATGCAGGTTGAGGCTATCGATCAGCAGTCCTACAGCCTGACCCTGGGACGGTTCGGCAACTTCGGCTTCGAAGTGGAGCCAACGATCGCTCTGCGGCTGCTGCCGCAACAGGAAGGGATCTACCGCATCGAAACCGTGCGCACGGTGCCGCAGCCCCTCGCACTGCGGAATCACTATGACGTCGACTTCCGCGCTGGGATGCGACTGATCCCCGAACAGGAGAACACTTCAGTGCAGTGGGATCTGGATCTCAAAGTCTGGATCCGGCTGCCCAAGGTGATTGCGATGCTTCCGGATCAGTTGGTCCAGAGCAGCGGTGACCATCTGCTGAAGCAGATCGTCCGTCAGATCTCGCGTCGGCTGACCTGGAAGGTCCAAGAGGATTTCCATGCCAGCCGTGGACTGAGCTGCCCACCCCGTCAGCGGGCAGCCTTCTAG
- a CDS encoding DUF4079 domain-containing protein — MLATLPFSLNFAHPLAEWGLLATGGWALYLGIKAKKTRTGTPEQRKELVPKKFAQRHYLWGSILLAVMTLGTLGGMAVTYLNNGKLFVGPHLLVGLAMTGMIAVAASLSPLMQRGNLIARKAHVGLNMGMLTLFLWQAFSGMEIVNKIWTNR; from the coding sequence ATGCTCGCCACGCTTCCCTTCAGCCTCAATTTCGCTCACCCTTTAGCGGAGTGGGGCCTGCTCGCTACTGGTGGTTGGGCTCTTTACCTGGGGATCAAGGCCAAGAAAACACGCACTGGTACGCCAGAACAACGCAAAGAGCTGGTGCCGAAAAAGTTTGCCCAGCGTCATTACCTCTGGGGCAGCATCCTCTTAGCGGTGATGACCCTCGGCACGCTGGGTGGCATGGCTGTGACCTATCTGAACAACGGCAAATTGTTCGTTGGACCGCATCTGTTGGTGGGTCTGGCCATGACAGGGATGATCGCTGTTGCCGCGTCGCTCTCACCCCTCATGCAACGGGGCAATTTGATTGCGCGCAAGGCTCATGTGGGACTGAACATGGGCATGCTGACGCTGTTCCTCTGGCAGGCCTTTAGCGGAATGGAGATCGTCAACAAGATCTGGACCAACCGCTGA
- a CDS encoding 4-hydroxy-3-methylbut-2-enyl diphosphate reductase, translating to MDTHAFKRSLHHSERYNRRGFGRAEEVAESLEQAYQSGLIGTIRDNGYRLEHGRLNVRLAEAFGFCWGVERAVAMAYETRRHYPSERLWITNEIIHNPSVNDHLREMNVQFIPVEQGVKDFSGVTSGDVVILPAFGATVQEMQLLNERGCHIVDTTCPWVSKVWNTVEKHKKHTFTSIIHGKVKHEETLATSSFAGTYLVVLDLEEAQYVADYILGNGNRDAFIERFAKACSPGFDPDRDLERLGVANQTTMLKSETEEIGRLFERTMLSKYGPTQLNDHFLAFNTICDATQERQDAMFSLVDEPLDLMVVIGGFNSSNTTHLQEIAISRGIRSFHIDTPERIDVGSNSIEHKPLAAELCREGDFLPKGPVKVGITSGASTPDRAVEEVIEKLMQLSEN from the coding sequence ATGGACACCCACGCCTTCAAGCGCTCCCTCCACCATTCCGAGCGTTACAACCGGCGAGGCTTCGGGCGTGCCGAGGAAGTGGCGGAAAGCCTCGAGCAGGCCTACCAGAGCGGACTGATCGGCACGATTCGGGATAACGGCTACCGGCTTGAACACGGTCGGCTCAACGTTCGACTGGCGGAAGCCTTCGGGTTTTGTTGGGGTGTTGAACGTGCCGTAGCGATGGCCTACGAGACCCGCAGGCACTACCCCAGCGAGCGTCTCTGGATCACGAACGAGATCATTCACAACCCCTCTGTGAACGATCATCTCAGGGAGATGAATGTGCAGTTCATTCCTGTCGAACAGGGGGTGAAGGATTTCTCCGGTGTCACCTCCGGTGATGTGGTGATTCTTCCGGCATTCGGCGCCACCGTTCAGGAAATGCAGTTGCTGAATGAGCGGGGCTGCCACATCGTTGACACCACCTGTCCCTGGGTCTCCAAGGTGTGGAACACCGTGGAGAAACACAAAAAGCACACCTTCACCTCGATCATTCACGGCAAGGTGAAGCACGAGGAGACCCTGGCCACGAGCTCATTTGCCGGGACCTATCTGGTGGTGCTGGATCTGGAAGAAGCGCAGTACGTCGCCGACTACATCCTCGGCAACGGAAACCGTGATGCCTTCATCGAGCGCTTTGCCAAAGCGTGCTCCCCTGGTTTCGATCCCGACAGAGACCTTGAACGGTTGGGAGTCGCCAACCAGACCACGATGCTCAAGAGCGAAACGGAGGAAATCGGACGTCTGTTCGAGCGCACGATGTTGAGCAAATACGGTCCAACCCAGCTCAACGATCACTTCCTGGCCTTCAACACCATCTGCGACGCGACCCAGGAGCGTCAGGACGCCATGTTCTCCCTGGTGGATGAACCGTTGGACTTGATGGTGGTGATCGGCGGTTTCAACTCGTCCAACACCACCCACCTGCAGGAGATTGCCATCAGCCGCGGCATCCGCTCCTTTCACATCGACACGCCCGAGCGCATTGACGTTGGCAGCAATTCAATCGAGCACAAACCACTGGCCGCCGAGCTCTGTCGTGAGGGAGATTTCCTGCCTAAAGGCCCCGTCAAGGTGGGAATCACCTCAGGCGCCTCAACCCCAGACCGAGCTGTGGAAGAGGTGATCGAAAAACTGATGCAATTGAGCGAAAACTGA
- a CDS encoding ammonium transporter — protein MTTAFQAPPERRRKTLQEASLLEGPMLLLKSIRGFSSNRAMTWLACAPLALMGLGIFTLSAKAEELPELSAAFLANNLWLLVATILVIFMNAGFAMVEAGMCRQKNAVNILSKNLFVFALAVTAYWFVGYSFMYGDSVIDGWLYFAGFFFDPTVTAETISDAGLVPTVDFLFQAAFAGTAATIVSGLVAERIKFGEFVIFALVLTAFIYPVAGSWEWNGGWLNSVGSVEFIDFAGSSIVHSVGAWAGLVGAMLLGPRIGKYVDGKVQAIPGHNMSIATLGALILWIGWYGFNPGSQLAMDQWVPYVAVTTTLGAAGGAIGATVISTITSKKPDLTMIINGILAGLVSVTAGCGNLTLTGSWVAGLVGGIIVVFSVAALDAAGIDDPVGAFSVHGVCGVWGTLVIGLWGYDVQGDGSGLGLLVGGGIDQLGIQALGAGAYAIWTVVTCFIAWQIIGSLFGGIRVTEQEETEGLDIGEHGMEAYAGFSTINN, from the coding sequence ATGACAACTGCATTCCAAGCGCCTCCAGAACGGCGGCGCAAAACACTCCAAGAGGCCAGCCTCCTGGAAGGCCCGATGCTGCTTCTCAAGAGCATCCGTGGCTTCAGCTCCAACCGCGCCATGACCTGGCTCGCCTGTGCGCCCTTGGCGCTCATGGGCCTGGGCATCTTCACGCTGTCGGCCAAAGCCGAAGAGCTGCCTGAGCTCTCCGCAGCATTTCTGGCCAACAACCTTTGGCTGCTGGTTGCCACCATCCTGGTGATCTTTATGAACGCCGGCTTCGCCATGGTCGAAGCAGGCATGTGCCGGCAAAAGAATGCCGTCAATATCCTCTCCAAGAACCTGTTCGTGTTCGCCCTTGCGGTGACCGCTTACTGGTTCGTGGGCTACTCCTTCATGTACGGCGATTCCGTCATCGACGGTTGGCTGTATTTCGCAGGCTTCTTCTTCGATCCAACCGTCACCGCTGAGACCATCAGCGATGCCGGCCTGGTTCCCACCGTTGATTTCCTGTTCCAGGCGGCCTTCGCCGGAACCGCCGCCACGATCGTTTCTGGTCTTGTGGCTGAGCGGATCAAGTTCGGCGAATTCGTGATCTTCGCCCTGGTCCTCACCGCCTTCATCTATCCAGTTGCTGGCAGCTGGGAATGGAACGGTGGCTGGCTCAACAGTGTTGGCAGCGTCGAATTCATCGACTTTGCTGGTTCCTCGATCGTGCACTCCGTCGGCGCTTGGGCCGGCCTCGTCGGGGCCATGCTGCTCGGACCCCGCATCGGCAAGTACGTCGATGGCAAGGTTCAGGCCATTCCTGGACACAACATGTCCATCGCCACCCTTGGCGCTCTGATCCTCTGGATCGGCTGGTACGGCTTCAACCCCGGTTCCCAGCTAGCCATGGACCAGTGGGTTCCCTACGTGGCCGTCACGACCACCCTCGGCGCTGCCGGCGGTGCTATCGGTGCCACGGTGATCTCCACGATCACCTCTAAAAAGCCTGACCTGACCATGATCATCAACGGCATCCTGGCCGGCCTGGTGAGCGTGACCGCCGGTTGCGGCAACCTCACTCTGACGGGGTCCTGGGTGGCTGGTCTGGTGGGCGGCATCATCGTCGTCTTCTCCGTCGCAGCTCTCGATGCCGCAGGCATCGACGACCCCGTCGGCGCTTTCTCCGTGCACGGTGTGTGCGGCGTGTGGGGCACGCTCGTGATCGGTCTCTGGGGCTACGACGTCCAAGGCGACGGCTCCGGTCTCGGCCTTCTGGTCGGAGGCGGCATCGACCAGCTCGGGATTCAGGCCCTGGGTGCTGGTGCCTATGCCATCTGGACCGTGGTGACCTGCTTCATCGCCTGGCAGATCATCGGTTCCCTCTTCGGTGGCATCCGCGTCACCGAACAGGAAGAAACCGAAGGTCTGGACATCGGCGAACACGGCATGGAGGCCTACGCCGGTTTCTCCACCATCAACAACTGA